A single window of Brevundimonas naejangsanensis DNA harbors:
- a CDS encoding TonB-dependent receptor, translating into MIKMEHCRKATLAGSVALAALAAPGLATAQEATTLDDVVVTAQRREQSLQEVPITVSVVTAKTLESLAADDMGDVSAFVPGLSVSNTSPTQATYSIRGVSTSDFGVGTDPAVGVYVDGVYAARSGAGLLAFSDVARIEVLKGPQGTLFGRNSAAGAVSITTNKPSDEFEARLGVRLGEYDKRRFEGLVNLPINDALALRVNALVNRRDGWLIDQATGQDYDREDNWAARAALRWDVGPQTQMILSWTHDEIDQDARPAIGVAPLPAAPGLPTFPSNPANYLNPFKAGIRNDVIDNHETRRLDEGTLTITHAFGDIDFTSLTSARRFSTENREDEDGTNRPDLYFDTNNREKNRSWYQEFRFAGEHGAFNWIAGASYYSEHAEQRSDTYATTDSINTILTNAAGQPLFSLADMILGMAGIPASTLGHSWQEDMINEGDFDATAVFADVIWAANDRLNLTFGLRYTRDKKTFQWLNGPRVAPGLDAVLNDPTVNFVLDTYMGPALGYLYSDFVFDLSGLAGVQCDNGVTVQEGVACKLSDSWSDLSPRFVADYHLTDNAMVFFSYAKGYKAGGFNSVEVASRFDNEDVQNFEIGLKSSLGPNARVNISAFQYDYDGKQSIRLVTPAGSNVPQYLVETSDDTAWGLDMQLDVQPLDGLNLFANAQYIDATYKRKMTDDGDLAGQPTGEPLWSAAAGASYRRDLGGAGSLDMQLIHAYRGEGRCNKTSTGQGSCLQTPWFDPSEAQNRTDVRLYWRNADERYQVGFYVNNLFDNQYVTGVNNITATTLGTPFVNITEPRMWGVDLTYTY; encoded by the coding sequence ATGATCAAGATGGAACACTGTCGCAAGGCGACGCTGGCGGGGAGCGTGGCGCTGGCCGCCCTGGCCGCGCCGGGTCTGGCGACGGCGCAGGAGGCCACGACCCTCGATGACGTCGTCGTCACCGCGCAACGGCGCGAACAGAGCCTGCAGGAAGTCCCGATCACGGTCAGCGTCGTCACGGCCAAGACCCTGGAATCGCTGGCGGCGGACGACATGGGCGACGTCTCCGCCTTCGTGCCGGGCCTCTCAGTGTCGAACACCAGTCCGACCCAGGCCACGTACAGCATTCGCGGGGTCTCGACGTCGGACTTCGGCGTCGGCACCGACCCGGCGGTGGGCGTCTATGTCGACGGCGTCTATGCGGCGCGCTCGGGCGCCGGCCTGCTGGCGTTCAGCGACGTGGCCCGGATCGAGGTGCTGAAAGGGCCGCAAGGCACCCTGTTCGGCCGCAACAGCGCCGCCGGCGCCGTGTCCATCACCACCAACAAGCCCAGCGACGAATTCGAAGCCCGCCTCGGCGTCCGGCTGGGCGAATACGACAAGCGCCGCTTCGAGGGTCTGGTCAATCTGCCGATCAACGACGCCCTGGCCCTGCGGGTCAACGCCCTGGTGAACCGCCGCGACGGCTGGCTCATCGATCAGGCCACCGGCCAGGACTATGACCGCGAAGACAACTGGGCGGCGCGTGCAGCCCTGCGCTGGGATGTCGGTCCCCAGACGCAGATGATCCTCAGCTGGACCCATGACGAGATCGATCAGGACGCCCGCCCGGCGATCGGCGTCGCCCCCCTGCCCGCCGCACCGGGTTTGCCGACCTTTCCGTCGAACCCGGCAAACTATCTGAACCCGTTCAAGGCCGGAATCCGCAACGACGTCATCGACAACCACGAGACGCGTCGCCTGGACGAGGGCACGCTGACGATCACCCACGCCTTCGGCGACATCGACTTCACCTCCCTGACCTCGGCTCGCCGCTTCAGCACCGAGAACCGCGAGGACGAGGACGGCACCAACCGGCCGGATCTGTATTTCGACACCAACAACCGCGAAAAGAACCGGTCCTGGTACCAGGAATTCCGTTTCGCCGGCGAACACGGCGCGTTCAACTGGATCGCCGGCGCCAGCTACTACAGCGAACACGCCGAACAGCGCAGCGACACCTACGCCACCACCGACAGCATCAACACCATCCTGACCAATGCGGCCGGACAGCCGTTGTTCTCGCTGGCCGACATGATCCTGGGCATGGCCGGAATCCCCGCCAGCACGCTGGGCCACAGCTGGCAGGAGGACATGATCAACGAGGGCGATTTCGATGCGACCGCCGTGTTCGCCGACGTCATCTGGGCCGCCAACGACCGCCTGAACCTGACGTTCGGCCTGCGCTATACCCGCGACAAGAAGACGTTCCAGTGGCTGAACGGCCCGCGCGTCGCGCCCGGACTGGACGCCGTGCTCAACGACCCCACGGTGAACTTCGTGCTGGATACCTACATGGGGCCGGCGCTGGGCTATCTGTATTCCGACTTCGTCTTCGACCTGTCTGGCCTGGCGGGGGTCCAGTGCGACAACGGCGTCACGGTCCAGGAAGGCGTGGCCTGCAAGCTGTCCGACTCCTGGTCCGACCTCAGCCCGCGCTTCGTCGCGGACTATCACCTGACCGACAACGCCATGGTCTTCTTCTCCTACGCCAAGGGTTATAAGGCCGGGGGCTTCAACAGCGTCGAGGTCGCCTCGCGCTTCGACAATGAAGACGTGCAGAATTTCGAGATCGGGCTGAAGAGCAGCCTGGGCCCCAACGCCCGCGTCAACATCTCGGCCTTCCAGTATGACTACGACGGCAAGCAATCGATCCGGCTGGTCACGCCGGCGGGGTCCAATGTGCCGCAGTATCTGGTCGAGACCAGCGACGACACCGCCTGGGGCCTCGACATGCAACTGGACGTGCAGCCTCTGGACGGCCTGAACCTGTTCGCCAACGCCCAGTACATCGACGCCACCTACAAGCGAAAAATGACCGACGACGGCGATCTGGCCGGCCAGCCGACCGGCGAGCCCCTGTGGTCCGCAGCGGCGGGCGCCTCCTATCGGCGCGACCTCGGCGGCGCCGGCTCGCTCGACATGCAGCTGATCCACGCCTATCGTGGCGAAGGTCGCTGCAACAAGACGTCCACGGGTCAGGGTTCTTGCCTTCAGACCCCCTGGTTCGATCCCTCCGAGGCGCAGAACCGAACGGACGTTCGTCTCTACTGGCGCAATGCGGACGAGCGCTATCAGGTCGGTTTCTACGTCAACAACCTGTTCGACAACCAGTATGTGACCGGCGTGAACAACATCACCGCCACCACCTTGGGCACCCCGTTCGTGAACATCACCGAACCCAGAATGTGGGGCGTCGACCTGACCTACACCTACTGA
- a CDS encoding TetR/AcrR family transcriptional regulator: MTSRASQEIITTLERRAAPMQQRARDRITRVLAATEKLLASTSVDTITTSAIAAEANVPVSSIYRYFPNVFAIYKELFETLVAQLHARIAEIMENPEFTSWRERHLQVMRTLRKMLDEDPAYRPLFHLMLTTRELRIVKEQANAQIAAYLAARWEQGLDGFHGDAPLAVARMATEIFTSFETLTSGEAQSEWTDRLFAEATVALERYLSAYLQD; this comes from the coding sequence GTGACCTCGCGCGCGTCGCAAGAAATCATCACCACGCTGGAACGCCGCGCCGCGCCGATGCAGCAACGTGCGCGCGATAGAATCACCCGGGTGCTGGCGGCGACCGAGAAGCTCCTGGCCTCGACTTCCGTCGATACGATCACCACCAGCGCCATCGCGGCTGAAGCCAATGTGCCGGTCAGCTCGATCTATCGCTACTTCCCGAACGTCTTCGCCATCTACAAGGAGCTGTTCGAGACCCTGGTGGCGCAACTGCACGCCCGCATCGCCGAGATCATGGAGAACCCTGAGTTCACATCATGGCGCGAGCGCCATCTGCAGGTGATGCGGACCCTGCGCAAGATGCTGGACGAGGACCCCGCCTATCGCCCCCTGTTCCATCTGATGCTGACGACGCGCGAACTGCGGATCGTCAAGGAACAGGCCAACGCCCAGATCGCGGCCTATCTGGCGGCGCGGTGGGAACAGGGGCTGGACGGCTTCCATGGCGACGCGCCCCTGGCCGTCGCCCGCATGGCCACTGAGATTTTCACCTCGTTTGAAACCCTGACCAGCGGCGAGGCCCAGTCGGAATGGACCGACCGTCTGTTCGCGGAGGCGACCGTGGCGCTGGAGCGTTATCTGTCAGCCTATCTGCAGGACTGA
- a CDS encoding aldehyde dehydrogenase family protein — MSLDAAQTPVHQTPAPQPPDPQIPAILDRLRAAFDSGLTRDLAWRRAQLAALKRMMVENEAEIASALKADLGKPFAEACTAEIDLVSSEAALARKHLGRWSRPQRTRTPLAIQPGKSFIESAPYGVTLIIGAWNYPFQLVLAPLVGAIAAGNCAVIKPSEMAVQSSALLKRLVERYLDPRAFAVVEGDAAVSTALLDQRFDLIFYTGGERVGRIVMAAAARHLTPVVLELGGQNPCIVDETADLTVAARRIVWGRFLNAGQICVAPDHVYVAASVEARLLEELKRAVTAMFGPDPRQSADYGRIINARHAARLQSLLADGRAVTGGQADVDACYVAPTILTDVAADAPVLAEEIFGPILPVLPYQTLDEPLAAINARAPALALYAFTRNKATADRIIAATRSGSATINDAVIFMANPNLPFGGVGASGMGAYHGRYSFEAFSHRRAVLKRGFALDASIRYPPFTPGKLALFRRMA, encoded by the coding sequence ATGTCGTTAGACGCGGCCCAGACCCCTGTGCACCAGACCCCTGCCCCTCAGCCCCCTGACCCTCAGATCCCCGCGATCCTGGATCGCCTCCGGGCCGCCTTCGACAGCGGCCTGACGCGCGACCTGGCCTGGCGCCGCGCCCAGCTCGCCGCCCTCAAACGGATGATGGTCGAGAACGAAGCGGAGATCGCTTCTGCGCTGAAGGCGGATCTGGGCAAGCCGTTCGCCGAGGCCTGTACGGCCGAGATCGACCTCGTCTCCAGCGAGGCGGCCCTCGCGCGCAAGCATCTGGGCCGCTGGAGCCGCCCCCAGCGGACCCGCACCCCCCTGGCGATCCAACCCGGCAAGAGCTTTATCGAGTCGGCGCCATACGGCGTGACCCTGATCATCGGGGCGTGGAATTATCCCTTCCAGCTGGTGCTGGCCCCTCTGGTCGGGGCCATCGCGGCGGGCAACTGCGCGGTCATCAAGCCCTCGGAGATGGCGGTCCAGTCCTCCGCCCTGCTGAAGCGTCTGGTGGAGCGCTATCTGGACCCGCGCGCCTTCGCCGTGGTCGAGGGTGACGCCGCAGTCTCGACAGCCCTGTTGGACCAGCGTTTCGACCTGATCTTCTATACCGGCGGCGAACGGGTCGGTCGGATCGTCATGGCGGCCGCCGCCCGCCATCTGACCCCGGTCGTGCTGGAGCTGGGCGGGCAGAACCCCTGCATCGTCGATGAAACCGCTGATCTGACGGTGGCCGCCCGGCGCATCGTCTGGGGCCGGTTCCTGAACGCCGGCCAGATCTGCGTGGCGCCGGATCACGTCTATGTCGCCGCCTCGGTCGAGGCCCGTTTGCTGGAGGAGCTGAAGCGCGCGGTCACGGCCATGTTCGGCCCCGATCCACGGCAAAGCGCGGACTACGGCCGCATCATCAACGCGCGTCACGCCGCGCGCCTGCAGAGCCTGCTGGCCGACGGCCGCGCCGTCACGGGCGGCCAGGCCGATGTCGACGCCTGCTATGTCGCGCCCACCATCCTGACGGATGTCGCGGCCGATGCGCCGGTTCTGGCCGAGGAGATCTTCGGTCCGATCCTGCCGGTGCTGCCCTATCAGACGCTGGACGAACCCCTGGCGGCGATCAACGCCCGCGCCCCCGCCCTGGCGCTCTACGCCTTCACCCGGAACAAGGCGACGGCTGACCGGATCATCGCCGCCACGCGATCCGGCTCGGCCACCATCAACGATGCTGTAATCTTCATGGCCAATCCGAACCTGCCGTTCGGGGGCGTGGGGGCCAGCGGCATGGGCGCCTACCACGGACGCTACAGTTTCGAGGCCTTCAGCCATCGGCGCGCCGTGCTGAAACGCGGCTTCGCACTGGACGCCAGCATCCGCTATCCGCCCTTCACCCCGGGCAAGCTGGCGCTTTTCCGACGCATGGCCTGA
- a CDS encoding SO2930 family diheme c-type cytochrome — translation MKPLRLLSLGLLLLIGAAGCSKPPAPAQPLAEPTYFEAANPKSLREWGMVQTSDGALVLGARVTPYDLTTPLFTDYAQKLRTIWMPPGVSADYTPDDALSFPVGTVITKTFFYPTGAKGRVLRQGDPRQFHDGDGLKLKQVRMIETRLLIRRPEGWTALTYLWNEAQTDAVLHRVGAAVPLTMTGSDGKDETFSYIVPNATQCSACHATNVATREIQPIGPKARLLNRDFAYSDRTENQLSRLTAMGYLKGVADPGQAPLQVSWTDAAASTEARTRAYLDVNCGHCHNPKGAAATSGLYLDAPSPLSGSAGLCKPPVAAGAGTGNLRFDIVPGKADESIMAYRMDSTHPAVMMPEIGRSTRHDEGVALIRSWIDSLEGSCR, via the coding sequence ATGAAACCGCTTCGCCTGCTCTCGCTGGGCCTGCTGCTCCTGATCGGAGCAGCAGGCTGCTCCAAGCCTCCGGCCCCGGCCCAGCCTCTGGCGGAGCCGACCTATTTCGAGGCCGCCAATCCCAAATCCCTTCGGGAATGGGGCATGGTTCAGACGTCGGACGGGGCTCTGGTCCTCGGCGCCCGGGTCACGCCCTATGACCTGACCACGCCGCTGTTCACCGACTATGCGCAGAAGCTGCGGACCATCTGGATGCCGCCGGGCGTTTCGGCCGATTACACGCCGGACGACGCGCTGTCCTTCCCGGTCGGCACGGTCATCACCAAGACCTTCTTCTACCCGACCGGCGCCAAGGGCCGCGTGCTGCGGCAGGGGGACCCCAGGCAATTCCATGATGGCGACGGCCTGAAGCTCAAGCAGGTTCGCATGATCGAAACCCGCCTGCTAATCCGCCGGCCCGAGGGCTGGACCGCCCTGACCTATCTGTGGAACGAGGCCCAGACCGACGCCGTCCTGCACCGCGTCGGCGCCGCGGTCCCGCTGACGATGACGGGCTCGGACGGCAAGGACGAAACCTTCTCCTACATCGTCCCCAATGCGACCCAGTGCTCGGCCTGCCATGCGACCAATGTCGCCACCCGCGAAATCCAGCCCATCGGCCCCAAGGCCCGTCTGCTCAACCGCGACTTCGCCTATTCGGACAGGACGGAGAACCAGCTGAGCCGCCTGACCGCCATGGGCTATCTGAAGGGCGTCGCCGATCCGGGCCAGGCGCCGCTTCAGGTGTCCTGGACAGACGCCGCCGCATCGACCGAGGCCCGCACCAGGGCCTATCTCGACGTCAACTGCGGCCATTGCCACAACCCCAAGGGAGCCGCCGCCACCTCGGGGCTCTATCTGGATGCGCCCTCGCCGCTGTCCGGGTCCGCAGGCCTGTGCAAACCGCCCGTCGCGGCGGGCGCGGGCACGGGGAACCTGCGGTTCGACATCGTGCCGGGCAAGGCGGATGAATCCATCATGGCCTACCGCATGGACTCGACCCATCCGGCCGTCATGATGCCCGAGATCGGCCGCTCGACCCGCCATGACGAAGGCGTCGCCCTGATCCGGTCCTGGATCGATTCACTGGAGGGATCATGTCGTTAG
- a CDS encoding parallel beta-helix domain-containing protein has translation MKMRIWLPVAAILFLSACGSKPAEKGTDLSKANTTYQNELMELLMDAKPGAVIEIPAGVFAIDTELSLVVDGVTIRGQGMDKTILNFRNQAAGAQGLLVTASNFTIENLAIEDTKGDAIKINKGENIIVRKIRTEWTQGPKTENGAYGIYPVQTKNVLIEDSVAIGASDAGIYVGQSQNVVVRRNRAEFNVAGIEIENCIDADVYENLATNNTGGILVFNMPQLQQAGYRTRVYNNRAIANNTRNFGHAGTPVASVPAGTGVIVNSNDQVEIFDNEIADNKTANIIISALFSAGYSDSAMSADFDPYPEAILIKDNRFSGGGNAPDGMDFQALRIAKFGPTGRFPDILWDGYVNPKKLVNGQLPAELRICIDNGDAGILNVDGPNKYAKPNTDITPHRCTLPRLKPVVLPQA, from the coding sequence ATGAAAATGCGCATCTGGCTGCCGGTCGCGGCGATATTGTTTCTGAGCGCCTGCGGGTCGAAACCGGCCGAGAAGGGCACGGACCTCAGCAAGGCGAACACCACCTATCAGAACGAACTGATGGAGCTGTTGATGGACGCCAAGCCGGGCGCGGTGATCGAGATCCCCGCCGGCGTCTTCGCCATCGATACCGAGCTGAGCCTCGTGGTCGACGGCGTGACCATCCGAGGCCAGGGCATGGACAAGACCATCCTGAACTTCCGCAACCAGGCGGCCGGCGCCCAGGGGCTGCTGGTCACCGCCAGCAACTTCACCATCGAAAACCTGGCGATCGAGGACACCAAGGGCGACGCCATCAAGATCAACAAGGGCGAGAACATCATCGTGCGCAAGATCCGCACGGAATGGACTCAGGGCCCCAAGACGGAAAACGGCGCCTACGGCATCTATCCGGTTCAGACCAAGAATGTCCTGATCGAAGACAGCGTGGCGATCGGCGCCTCCGACGCCGGAATCTATGTCGGCCAGTCGCAGAATGTGGTGGTCCGCCGCAACCGCGCCGAGTTCAACGTGGCCGGCATCGAGATCGAGAACTGCATCGACGCCGACGTCTATGAAAACCTGGCGACCAACAACACCGGCGGCATTCTGGTCTTCAACATGCCCCAGCTTCAGCAGGCCGGCTATCGGACGCGCGTCTACAACAACCGCGCCATCGCCAACAACACGCGCAACTTCGGCCACGCCGGCACCCCGGTCGCCAGCGTGCCCGCAGGCACGGGCGTGATCGTCAACTCCAACGATCAGGTCGAGATCTTCGACAATGAGATCGCCGACAACAAGACGGCCAACATCATCATCTCGGCCCTGTTCTCCGCCGGCTATTCCGACAGCGCCATGAGCGCGGACTTCGACCCCTATCCCGAGGCCATCCTGATCAAGGACAACCGCTTCAGCGGCGGCGGCAATGCGCCGGACGGCATGGATTTCCAGGCTCTGCGCATCGCCAAATTCGGCCCCACCGGCCGCTTCCCCGACATCCTGTGGGACGGCTATGTCAATCCGAAGAAGCTGGTGAACGGCCAGTTGCCCGCTGAACTGCGGATCTGCATCGACAACGGCGACGCCGGAATCCTGAACGTCGACGGGCCCAACAAATACGCCAAGCCCAACACCGACATCACGCCGCATCGCTGCACCCTGCCCCGGCTCAAGCCGGTCGTCCTGCCGCAAGCCTGA
- a CDS encoding AMP-binding protein produces MSAVTDSADDLDQLWAERFWTKFYHKGVPRCIEDELARWTSVPQLFEADALKFADRPGFVSLGSAVTYGDMLKAAKSFGAWLQSIGVQPGERVALMMPNCLQYPAALFGALFAGAIVVNVNPLYTPRELNHQLKDSGAVVLVVMDMFAATVEQAREGTHLRDVVVTAMGDMMGGLKGVAVSAMMRHVQKMVPTYRLPGAHRWTRLMAKARRMSLQPAPISPEDIAFLQYTGGTSGVAKGAMLTHRNILANTIQGRVWLLDQIDQTRPLGNVTMLPLYHIFSLTANLMMFTGAGGRNILIANPRDAKRVEWILRKERFVAMTGLNTLFVSLMKSQAFRDRDFSDLKLTIAGGMATQSVVAQEWQAVTGAPLIDGYGLTETSPVVCIGRVDLEHPEGMGFDGTVGLPVPSTEVRMRREDGSWAGIGEEGELHVRGPQVMLGYWKRPDETARVLSDDGWLATGDVGVMQADGRVRLVDRIKDMILVSGFNVYPGEIEDVVASHPLVEEVAAVGVPDAAQGERIKIVVVPRSPELTKEMLIAHCRAQLTGYKVPRIVEFRSEPLPKTAVGKVLRRELRG; encoded by the coding sequence ATGAGCGCCGTGACTGATTCCGCTGACGACCTGGACCAACTGTGGGCCGAGCGTTTCTGGACGAAATTCTATCACAAGGGCGTGCCCCGCTGCATTGAGGACGAGCTGGCGCGCTGGACGTCGGTCCCTCAGTTGTTCGAGGCGGATGCGCTGAAGTTCGCCGACCGGCCCGGCTTCGTCAGCCTGGGTTCGGCAGTGACCTACGGCGATATGCTGAAGGCGGCCAAGAGCTTCGGCGCGTGGTTGCAGTCGATCGGCGTGCAGCCGGGCGAGCGGGTGGCGCTGATGATGCCGAACTGCCTGCAGTATCCGGCGGCCCTGTTCGGCGCGCTGTTCGCCGGCGCCATCGTGGTCAACGTCAATCCGCTCTACACCCCGCGCGAGTTGAACCATCAGCTCAAGGACAGCGGGGCGGTCGTCCTGGTGGTCATGGACATGTTCGCCGCCACGGTGGAGCAGGCGCGCGAAGGGACCCATCTTCGGGATGTCGTCGTCACCGCCATGGGCGACATGATGGGCGGCCTGAAGGGCGTCGCCGTCAGCGCCATGATGCGTCATGTTCAGAAGATGGTTCCGACCTATCGCCTGCCGGGCGCGCATCGGTGGACGCGCCTGATGGCCAAGGCGCGGCGAATGAGCTTGCAGCCGGCGCCGATCAGTCCCGAGGACATCGCCTTCCTGCAATATACGGGAGGCACGTCAGGCGTGGCGAAGGGGGCGATGCTGACCCATCGCAACATCCTGGCCAACACGATTCAGGGGCGGGTCTGGCTGCTGGATCAGATTGATCAGACACGGCCTTTAGGCAATGTCACCATGCTGCCGCTGTACCATATCTTCTCGCTGACCGCGAACCTGATGATGTTCACGGGGGCGGGCGGGCGCAACATCCTGATCGCCAATCCGCGCGACGCCAAGCGGGTGGAATGGATCCTGCGCAAGGAGCGCTTCGTGGCCATGACCGGGCTGAACACCCTGTTCGTCAGCCTGATGAAAAGCCAGGCGTTTCGAGACCGCGATTTCTCGGATCTGAAGCTGACCATCGCCGGCGGCATGGCGACCCAGAGCGTTGTGGCCCAGGAGTGGCAGGCGGTGACGGGCGCGCCGCTGATCGACGGCTATGGCCTGACGGAGACATCGCCGGTGGTCTGCATCGGGCGCGTCGATCTGGAGCATCCGGAAGGGATGGGCTTCGACGGAACGGTCGGCCTGCCGGTGCCCTCGACCGAGGTTCGCATGCGTCGCGAGGACGGCAGCTGGGCCGGGATCGGCGAAGAGGGAGAGCTGCATGTGCGCGGCCCCCAGGTGATGCTGGGCTATTGGAAACGGCCCGACGAGACAGCCAGGGTGCTGTCGGACGACGGCTGGCTGGCGACGGGGGACGTCGGGGTGATGCAGGCGGACGGGCGCGTGCGTCTGGTGGACCGGATCAAGGACATGATCCTGGTGTCCGGCTTCAACGTCTATCCGGGCGAGATCGAGGATGTGGTCGCCAGCCATCCTCTGGTCGAGGAGGTCGCCGCCGTCGGCGTGCCGGATGCGGCGCAGGGCGAGCGGATCAAGATCGTCGTCGTGCCGCGATCGCCTGAGCTGACGAAGGAGATGCTGATCGCCCACTGCCGCGCGCAACTGACCGGCTACAAGGTGCCGCGCATCGTCGAGTTCCGCAGCGAACCCCTGCCCAAGACGGCGGTGGGCAAGGTGCTGCGCCGCGAGCTGCGCGGCTGA
- a CDS encoding bile acid:sodium symporter family protein, translating into MGSPLTLIGLPIALGIIMFGLGLSLTPSDFVRVCRQPKAAAVALACQLLLLPAICFALVLAFQLPPLLAVGMMLLAASPGGTTANLYSHLFRGDVALNISLTAINSVIAVVTLPVIVNLAVAYFQPGDMKVGLQLTKTLEVFMIVLVPVALGMLVRGLKPGFAQAMDRPVRIASILILTLVILGAAASSLDVLLANFQALAGIVILFCLFSLGIGFAVPRLLKIERPQAIASAFEVGLHNATLAIVIAQSVLRSPEMTLPGAVYGVLMFPLAAAFGLLITRKRATAVAG; encoded by the coding sequence ATGGGCTCGCCGTTGACCCTGATCGGGCTGCCGATCGCGCTGGGCATCATCATGTTCGGCCTGGGCCTGAGTTTGACGCCATCCGATTTCGTCCGGGTGTGCCGACAGCCGAAGGCGGCGGCGGTGGCCCTGGCCTGTCAGCTGCTTCTGCTGCCGGCGATCTGCTTCGCCCTGGTGCTGGCGTTCCAGCTGCCGCCGCTTCTGGCGGTCGGCATGATGCTGCTGGCCGCCTCGCCGGGCGGGACAACGGCCAACCTTTATAGCCACCTGTTCCGCGGCGATGTGGCCCTCAACATCAGCCTGACAGCGATCAACTCCGTCATCGCCGTCGTGACCCTGCCGGTCATCGTCAACCTGGCCGTGGCCTATTTCCAGCCCGGCGACATGAAGGTCGGCCTGCAGCTGACCAAGACCCTCGAGGTCTTCATGATCGTGCTGGTTCCCGTGGCGCTGGGGATGCTGGTGCGCGGCCTGAAACCCGGCTTCGCCCAGGCGATGGACAGGCCGGTGCGGATCGCCTCCATACTGATCCTGACCCTGGTGATCCTGGGCGCGGCGGCGTCCAGCCTGGATGTGCTGCTAGCCAACTTCCAGGCCCTGGCGGGGATCGTCATCCTGTTCTGCCTGTTCAGCCTGGGCATAGGTTTCGCCGTGCCGCGCCTGCTGAAGATCGAACGCCCGCAGGCCATCGCCAGCGCCTTCGAGGTCGGGCTGCACAACGCCACCCTCGCCATCGTCATCGCCCAATCGGTGCTGCGCAGCCCGGAGATGACCCTGCCGGGCGCCGTCTATGGCGTGCTGATGTTCCCCCTGGCGGCGGCGTTCGGCCTGCTGATCACCCGCAAGCGCGCAACAGCCGTCGCAGGCTGA